TGCAGGCCGCCTGCGCCCAGAGCCAGCCCGCTGAGCCTCTCCAGCAGGGCCGTGGCGCTCTCCAGCGGCAGCAGGATCAGCACCGTGAGCCAGTTGAAGATGCCGTGGACGGCCGAGCCTCCGAAGGCCCTGCCACGCAGAGCAGAGTGGTCGGTGGCCTCAGCCGTGGCCTGGCCGGCAGCCCCTGGTcccccccccactcacctccGAAACTCATCCCGGTCCCCCGACTGTGCCATCGAGACGAGGGTGCTGGTGATGGACGTGCCCACGTTGACACCCATGATAATGGGCACGCATGCCTGGACGGTCAGCACTGTGGGGGGGCCGCGTCAGCCTCCCGCACTCTGCCCGCCCGCCAccggcccgaggtgggggcgggggaggcactCACATTTGGAGGCCACCATGCTGACCACGATGGAGGAGGACGTGCTCGAGCTCTGGACCAGCACTGTGACCAGCACGCCAATGACCAGTCCTGCCACGGGGTTGGACAGCACCACGTTGTCCTTAAAGATGTCTCCGGCCATTTTGCCTGTGTCCAGACAGAGGTGCGCTGAGGCTGTGCCCGACTGgctgcccgccccacccccagacccccagCCCCAGTCACTCACTGCTCAGCAGCTGGAAGGCTGAGCTGAGGATGTCCAGGGagcagatgaaaagataaaggTTGCCCAGGAGCCCACAAGCCTTGAGGAAGCCGACGACCACGCGGAGCACCCTTCCGGCCACGCTGAGCTCTGAGGACAGAGGACAAACTGTCCTCAaccggcccctccccagccctgcgcTCCCTggcacccctccctctccccttcctctgtctccttccagGGCAGAGCCTGGTTCTGCCTCCTTGCCCCTCAAGGCAGGGTCTGTCCCTTTGCACAATGGCCAAACCGACTGCCCCGGGACCTCCCAGAAACCTAACGGTCAttaggagggagaaggaggggccgGCTGGGCGGGAGTGACTCTCATCTCCAGACGTGACAGACAGCCAAGCTGAGGGAGAAGCATCCCTGGGGTGATGGCCTGCACAGTAGGTTTCTATACAGCCCGTCGAGGCAAACCTctgtcctgctctctctccctaaagaCCCTCTCCACGCTCAGACCCTGGGGAGGGAGAGCCCCATTTGGCCAGCTCCCCAGCACCTACCTTTCCAGGACTGGCCAGTGTCCTTCAGCTGAGGGAGAGCCCAGGGGTCCACCTCCCCCTCTTCCAAGACTGGGGCAGAACCGGAGGTCCCTGCAGGAGCCAAGGGGAAGCAGGGCCAAGGATACTCCCAGGGGCCGGGGGTGGGCAAGAGGGTGTGGAGGGGACTATGGTGTCAGGGTTTGGGGCAAGAAGCAGgagcaggaagcagagaggaaagcGGGCCTCCAGCTTGTCTGGCCCTGACCAGAACTGTCAGGAGCCCCGTGGACTCGGTGGGAGATGAGCTCCcggagccccctccccactcacacaGAACGGGCTCTTGGgtgtcagagaggcaggctgaggccTGACGTCCTGGGACTCCTGGTACCTGCATTTCCTAGACTCCGGTCCACCAGGCCAACTGTGtccagagtggggggggggaccTGGCCACCCGTGAGGGAATTCGGCATGGATTTCTAGCAGGGACAGACCCAGGCCCAGGCCTGGATCTGGTGGGGGGGAAAGGCAGGTCAGACATGTGTCCTCCCCTTGTCCCACCAGGTCCTCCTGGGGTCCTCTGACCTGGGACCTGTCCTCCCTCCGCACCCCTGCTGGCCTTGGAGATTTCCCACTTCCTCCAGCTACAGGGGGTGGCTGCAGTGACCTCCAGCAGTTGTCAGGCGAGCCCAGTCCAGTTTCGGGGGCAGAGTCGAGGGGGCCCCGGCTCCCCGGCTCCCTCGCTGGTCCTGGCTGGAAGAAGACTTGGTGGGTGGCCCAGGGCACAGGGTGCCGGGTGCCGGAAGTGCCtgggagcagggaacccagcgATCTTGCTATCAAGTGTCATCAGGGACACTGCAGATGGTCCCAGCTTAGACTTTGGCATTTGATACCAAATGGTGACGTCTCGGCTTGATAAGGGCCGCACCcccagggatgggggcagggcaAGGGGCTTGGGTGTTCCCAAGCCCCCCAAGGCTCCTCTTTTCAACCCTCTGGGTCTGGACCCCCTGTCTAGTCTTCTGCCCCAACTCCTTTCCAGGCCCCAGGGACCAGGTCCTGGGCAACCTTCTGTCACCCTCCCTCTTCTTTCGTCCTCAGCTCaggaggctcagggaggggcCTAAGCCCTGGGCTAGGAGGTCACCCAGCCCTTGTCTTGGCGTCCCCAGGCCCCCACCTGGTTCTAGAAGCTCCTACCTGTGAGGGTAGTGAGGGGGCACCTGCGGGGAGGAGACACAGGGCGGGAGCAACGGCTGGTCAAAGATCTGCTGGGCACACACATGACCTGCTATGTACCAAGCCTCATTAATGTTTACCCAGGACTCGAGGCCCCAAAGGGGTACCTGTCGGAGCCCCAGGTGCCTGCCTTGTCTTGGTTCCACTATCACCTTGGAGCAGGTGGTCCagacccccagcccagccctcttAGAGTGGGGCCTCTCTCTGGCTGGGCTCTGCGCCAGCCCAGGGCTGTTGCAGGGGTGGGTACGGGCTCATGAGCAGACACAGATGGGAAGTGACGACCCTGTGCGCTGCCCGCCTGGGGAAGGATAGGATGTTGGTGTTCTGGCTGGTTGGCCGGGAGGCCCCTGGGGAAGCCCCTCCCAAGCCCTGCGGGCCTTCCTGTGGTCATCCCTACCCCATCCAACCGTGGGCGGGAAGCCCTTTGCAccaggtgggtggggagggcccCAGTCCCTGAAGTCACCCAGTTCAGATCCGGGttcagggcagggctgggcccagCAGAGCTCCCGGCGGGCTCGGCCCCAGAGGTGGGCAGTTATGCTGGAGAGCAGTTGCCTCTATTGGCAAGCTAGGGGGCAGGACCCATCCCCAGGCCACCCTGCTGCCCAGCCCACCGCCCACCCCGCCTGGACCCACAGACTCAGCCCATCTGTTCACAGGAGAATGACCCCACTGCCCCGGGGCTTGCGGGGGCCTCTCAGGCTCagcccctctcctgctgcccctatTGGGGCAGGCATCTACCCTCCCCCTTGGGCCTGGTCACCCCAGGGGGCCTGCTGGCCCACAGCACCCTGGTCCAGTTGCTGCCCACCAATCGCCGTGTGCCCGGGAGACTTTgccccagaggaggaggaggtctcTGAGTGTCTTCTCAGcacattctcttctctctccctgtcctgcaCCCACTGTCCAGGACAGACCCAGCAGTCCCTCCCAGAGGCTTCTGAGGGACCATGGGACAGCTCCTTTCCGGGTGCGGATAGGGACAATGCAGCCTGACTTGGGAGGGTGTCTGTATCCGTAGCCCCCGGCCCTGCTCTGACCCCTCGGAAGGGTTTGGAAGGGCCCATGTGGGGCCACTGTGAGTCAGCAGGGAGCCAAGGACCAGGAAAAGGGTGCGTGGTGGGGGGTGGCTGTGCAGCCCTGGGCAGGCCcccaccctctctgggcctggagCTGGCCTCACCAGGGCCCTCTCCTCGGACACCTGTCATAGCAGGGACTTTGCGCCTGCAGGAGAGCCTCCTGGAGTAGCGGCCCACGCGCTGCTGGCGCTCCCTGCGCTTTGCTGAGCGAGTAATCCTCACGGGGATGCTTGGCCGGCCGAGGGTGAAGGAGGTGGTCTGTCTCTGTCTGGCTCACACCGCTGGGACGGGGAGACGGGTTCCAGCACGACCAGGCACAGACTTGGCCAGACCCCGACCCTCTGGCCTGCAGCCGGACCCCCAGGGAGGCATCTTCAGAGTTGAGCCCAGGCCCAGGCTGGGCCTGCCGGTGACCGCAGCAACCTCCCCCTACACACAGCCCAGCTTGAGGCCCTGGAATCCTGGCCAAGACCAGCAGGAGGTCACCTGCACCTCTTTGCAGAGTCTCCTAGTAGTGGGGGCACAGCCTCCAAGCTGCGGCTGCAGCCTGGGGAAGTCCGTGGAGGGCAGCCTGCCCGATCCTCGGCCCCCAGGCTGCTCCAGGCTGGCTGTGCCGCGGGTAGAGGTTCCTGGGATGGGCTGTGGGCAGCAGCTCCCCTGCCAGGAGGGGCAGCCACCAGCGCTCAGACCTCGGGACCGCCAGGGGCGTCCCAGCAGAGACCGCAGCAGCCCCGGGCCTGGGGGAAGTGGGGCTGGGGGCCTAGGGTGGGACAGAGCCTGGCCGGCTGCTGAGTGATGGTGGCACTGCCCTTGGGGGCTGCAGGGGGCTCCCTGCGAGATGGCTCCCGCTCAGCCCTCACGGCCAGGAAGGCGGCCAGGTCGAGGTCCAGCAGGGCCACCCCTCCCCGGGGTGTGGGTGTGCTCTGGCGGCACTGTGGGCAGGGGATCCAGCGCTGCTCGCCCGCTGGCGTGTCCAGCCGCCGCACGCACGCCTGGCAGAAGGTGTGGCCGCAGTAGAGACGGTGCGGGAGGTGGCCCGCGAGGtcgtaggcagagcagcagatgACGCAGTCACCCCGCCGGGACCCCGCGGTCGTCCCCTCCTCAGAGGCCCGGGGCCTGTCTGGCTGCAGCATCCTGGGGGAGGTCAGGGAGCTGCAGCCCACCTGGCCTGCTCCAGAGGCCGTCTTGCTCGCCTGACACCAGGACTTGGCTCTGGAGGATAGGAGCCCCGGGCTCCaggctgcccctctccccagcctgcctaAGCCCCAGGCCTCTCTTACCTGCATCCGCTCTGTGGTCCAGCTCTGCCCAGCAGGAGGACGTCTGGGGGACTGGGAGGGGCCCCAGAGCACCCTGCAGCTCCCGCCCTGGGGCTCGCATTACTGGCAGAGCACAGACGAGTCAGCAGGGAGGCGGGCGGCGGCTGAAGGCGGTGTGGGCTCCCCTTTCAGCCACAACGCAACTGGATCCAGCAGCACCGCCAGCCCGGGGGAGATAAGCGCCCCCCGCCCGGTGCCCGGATGTGGCTCCGTGGGTACCCCCCCACGCCCGGCTTCCCAGCTCACCCTggtccctctccccaccttgGCCAGCCTGTCCCGCCTCCACGCCACTCCAATGCTTATGGTCCCCAAGCCTGCTGGCCTTGCCCTAGGGGATGCTGCTTTAACTCCCTGATCAAGCATCACCCCTTCCAGGTAACCTGCTGAGACCCTCAGCAGCTCAGAGCCCTGGGGGGTCCCGTTCTCCCCAAGCACAATCGCAGTGTGTGTGTCCACGCCGATCTGTCCCAGCACCTTTCTCCTGCTGGGTCTGGGTCTGTCGCGCCCCCATTACAGGGCCACGGTCAGCCCCATGAAGTCCACGGAGGTGCCGAGGCATGGGTATGGAGAGCCCCACTCACACACTGTGGCTAGCCCTGATCACTCCCGTTAGAGGCCACCTCCCCCCCGCCGGCATCTGCCCGGCTATGGCTCCTGGGCCAGCATGGTCCCCTTGACGGCGGGCATAGCAGAAAGGGGTGTGTCGAGATTGGGCAGGATGGGTTCGGGACCCTCACTGCTCAGCTGCAAGGAAGCCAAGAATCCGAGGCGCGGCTCCTCAGTCCTCCTGCCCTGGCAGTCCGCTGCCTCCCTGACCGGTTCAGCAGGTTGCTGCGGCTGGCCTGGGTGGGGCCGTCCTCTGGTGGAGGCCAGCCATGGGGCAGGGGCCGGAAACCTGGCCCACCTGAGAGCCTGCACAGGCAGACCAATGACATGGCCACCCACACCCAGAGGCAGGTCTTGCCCTGTGGACAGTCACCCTGGGTCAGGGGAGGGCTGGCACCGGGACCTGTCCATCCTGCAAGGCCAGCTCGGCTTCCTCCTCCGCTGTCTCTGCCTGGCCCTGGACACGTCAGTGTGCCCAGCACAGGCCTTCCCGCTCAGTCCTTGCCCTGGCATCACAGCCTCACCTCAGCAGTGAGATGACCCAGCGCCAAGCAGCATGTCTCCCCCGTGTCCCCCCAGGCCGGCATGTCGTGCTTCTCAGACAAATGGGAGATCAGTCCCCTGAGGGGCCTCCCCCGGCAGCTCTTTTCCTGCTCCCCTGGCTCCGGAGGTGCAGGCTTGGAGGTAGGACAGCGGGTGGGCCGCCCGCTTGGGGACACATGGCACGTGTTTACGGACTGGCCGTTTCATGAGGAACCAGAAAACCCCTGGGCTAAGGTAGGGCCCTGACTCATGGATGGGCAGGCCCTGGCGCTGGCTGCCTGGGCTCCCACTCCCAGAAACCTGTCAGAGCCAGGCCCACCCGCATGGTCCTGCCAACGTGGTCCTCCTCCTGAAGCCCCTCTCAGGGCCCCACCCCGGTGCCACGTGTAGCATCCTCCTCCTGCCTGGTCCCCCGCCTGATCTGCCTCCCCGCCCTGGCCTCAGCCCCGAGGAACGCAAGACAGCTTGAACCCAGGCCTGGCTCCTGTCCCTCCAGTCCAGTCTCTGGACAGACCCAAGACCTACGGCTCAGGGGGGCTTCCCCATCGCTGAACGCCCCACAGAGGCTGAGGCGAGTGCCGGCAGCAAGCGCAGGACCCTCTCCCAGGTGCAGCAGTAAAGAGCCACCAGAGCAAGGCTCACTCTGCTTTATTGCCTGGGCCGTGGGGCTCGAGGGAAGTGGTCAAGGGTGTCCCCGCGGCTGCCCTTGCCGCAGGGGCCCAGGCTCTCCAGCAAGGGGCTAGAGCTGGGCGGTCGGCCCCCTCGGCAGGTAGCTGCTCCCATCTGGGGTGGGAAGTGGCCAATACCCATGACAGTGGTCCGGCGGCCGCCCAAGCCACGGTGGGGGGGTTCCGCCACAGGCCCCACGGCCACGTGGGTGCTGGGCTAGGAGACGACGCAGCAGCAGCTGTGGCAGCGGCAGAAGCGAGGGCAgtggcagcaggagcagcaggggcagcagcagcagtggtGGGCGATGTCGTCACCGCGCCCGATGGGTGGCCGGCCGGCGTAGGTCAGTCCTGCCGGACGCTGCCCACCACTGCAGGGGTTGCTGGTCTGTGGCCAGGCCTGGTGTCCCTGGATCTGGCCAGTCCCCTTGGCCCCCTTGCCACCTTTGCTCTCTAGGGCCGCCTCGGTGGGCTGCAGGAGCCGGGTGGGCTCTGAGGGGCAGGACCCCGCAGGCAGAGGCTGCGACCCCCAGGAAGAGGAAGCCGCTtccagctgctgccccaggtcGGGCCGAAGGTGAGCACGGGGGATGCTGACCTGGGCATACGGGTTCTTGACGACCATCTCGTGTGGGTCCATGGCCCAGcctggcaggggcaggcagaggagacaAGATTGgctctggggagggagacagcTGCAGCCCGAGAGAGTGCCCACCCCTCGGAAAAACCAGGCTGGGGAGATGCCAGAGTGCACCAGGCCTGGGTATTAGTGTGCCCATGTGTGGGGGTGAGCAGAGTGTGAGGGCCAGCATCTCCCAGCTGCCCCCCCCAGCCCGCCCCGCAATGGGGCTGCAGATGGGCTGGGGAGGCTGAGAGAGGCCGTCTGGGCCGTGCCCACGGCTGAGCCCCAGTGCAGGGAAGCCCCTGGGCCCAGGACCCACCTGAGGTGGTGACGGCAGCAGTCTACCCTCTCGTCCTGTGGGTCAGGTCCAGTGCCTATGAGGTAAGCCACTGGCAGCTGGCTGCCTTTTCCCTCCTGGGGAGGGGCGGAGTCACGGGTGGAGCTCAAAGATGGGgttcccaggatcccaggaggCCCCGGCTCAGCCGGCACAGCAGCTACCCACCCTTCTTCCTGTGGTGGGTGGTGGCCCCCGCCGGGGCTCCAAGGGGGCACTGACAGGCTGGGTGACTCAGCCTCCACGCATCTGGGGCACGTCCTCAGCCCTCCAAAGACCCGCAGCTCCTCAGGAAGGAGGACTGGAGGTTAGCCTGACATCAGCCTCAGCTCCCAGGCCTGCTGGCAGTCTGGAGAACCCCAGCCATCACTCACACACCTCAAAGCCCCTGCTTTGAGGCAGAGGACGGAGGCCCACTTCAAGCCAAGCCTCTTCTTGGCAGACAGAGACCAAGGTGTCTGAGACCACAGACTGCTTGGAGGTTTGTGTTTTTTAACCTATAAAAAAGGTTTGATTTACACACCTTGGCTACGACTATTCTTAAACTTGGCAACAACAGGGGCTTCACTGGCAAGTGATACTTCTGGCTCATTTCTTATGTATGTACGTGTGtatgtatttaagagagagaacgtgatcccagggtcctgggatcgagccccacattgggctctctgctgggcagggagcctggttttccctctctctgcctacttgtgatctctgtcggtcaaataaataaataaaatcttaaaaaagagagagagagagagagaacggatGAACAggagttggggcagagggagaagtggattcCCCGCTGAACAGGAAGTCTGATgtgcgcttgatcccaggaccctgagaccaggacctgagctgtaggcacaCTCTTCACCGCCGGGCGACCCGGGCGTCCCTTCCGGCTCATTTCTGGAACCGCAGTTCCCCTCTGCGGGTGAGCTGGGGATGCGAAGCTCCTGCCCCACCTGCGTCTCCGTCCTTGGAACgcattcctcctccctccttcctctgtgaGGTGGCAGGCAACCTGCCACACAGGGTCGCCGTGTGTTGGGGTGACAGCGGATGTGAGCGCTTGGGTCTGGGCCTGGCACTGGTGACCTTCCCCCAGAGCGATGTGGGCAGCAGGGTAGGGCCAGGACCCGCGCCTCCAGTCCTGGTGCGCAAGGGAACCCCAAGGAAGGGCGGGATCAAATCAGACGTGGCTCAGAGGCCAGGGTGACCGGGGTGGCCTGCGTAAGGCCAGTCAGACCGGTCCGGACACGAGTTCTACCGATGTGGctctgggagaggagggaagtCGGTCCGCGGCCGGGGACTCCGCAGGTGTAGGACAGACGCTCATTGCGCAGGCTCAAGAAGCCCCGCCCACTGCCCCTATAAGACTCCGCCCCTTGCTGCGAGGCGGAGGCTGGCGCATGCGCGCAACAGGCCTGGGGGGCTGCCGGTGAGAACTTTATTCCCCAGAAGCCTCAGCGCTCAAAGGTTTCTCTGAAGACCCGGTTCGGCGTCTGCTGGCCATGGACGGCCCAGAACTCAACCTGGGCTGCCCAGCTCTGACCCGCGGGTCTCCGGCTCCCGGGGCGCGGACTTGGGTGGGCTCGGGGAGGTGGGCCAGCACGGGGCGGGACCTCACGTCCAGGGGCGGGGCCTCGGGGCAAGGGGTGGGGCTCTGTGGCCGGTGTCTCCTTGGGTGCGCGCCCCGAGGGTCGCTGGGAAGTGGAGAAGTGGGGGCCGAGGCTCGCCTCCTCGCACCGCCCTGGCCGGGTCTCTTTCAGTTGCCCCAGCTTCACGCCTGGGCCGGGAAGACCTCGCTGCCCGCCCTGCCGGCCACCTGCACACACCCCACAGCCCCTCTCCCTAAATGGCTTTGGAAACTGAGATCCGCGGACACTAGGCTGAGGTCGCACAGAGCTGCCAAGTCCCCTAAGGCCCAGGTTCGCTCCTCCAGCCTGCTTTGTCCGCGTGGGCTTCCTCCCCAGGAGCAGAGGCCTCTGTGGGCTCGGCTGCCCTGAAGGACCCCTGAGCACGGCCTCCAGCCAGGTGTAGTGGGGCCAGTACAGAGGAGAGGGGCTGATAACTGTCCAGGGTCAGGCACAGGGCCCGGTGCTGGTCACGGGAATGCTGGCAGGCCTTGTGGTAGCTGGAGCAGGTCAGGGGGTGGCACTGTGGACCCCCGCCCCGCAAGCTGTGGTCCCCTGCCGGTAGTTGTCACCATGTCCTCTGCTTTGTCTCTCACCTGAGGGCTCCCGCAGAGGCTACACCCCAGGGAGTCAGGGAGCCTGGCTTGAGGAGGAAGCGGAAAGGAAAAGGGGCCTCTGTGCTGGGTGGGGTCCGGATAGCACAAGTATGTGACAGCAGGGCACGTGCTGACTTGATGGGATGCCGGAATGGGCCACCCCACCTTGGGTGCGTGTCCCTAGCGGGCTGCCCCACTGGCCTGTCCAGTTGTCCTTCTGACCTTCTGCAtacccctcaccccacctgcCTGTCCAGCATTCCGGTCCTCGGAGCCCGCCCTCAACTACCGTCcagcctctccacccactcctcGGATATCTTGCTCACCCTCGTTCACGGTCACGCTGTCCCTGTCCCCGTTGAGCACAACCTGGGTGCACTTGTGAGCCAGGGGCATGAGCACTGGGGACAGAGTGGAAGGAcaagcagagaccctgactcGGGGCGCTGCAAGGGGATGACACATGGCTGTCTCCGGGTGGGGCCCTGGGAACCAGCTTTCCTGAGACCCCTCTCCACGcctcttgccttcctctctccggCATTGTGAGGCCCCAGGCTTTGAAAAACAGGGTTTCCCTTCTAGAACGGGAGGAGGGCATACTTGACTAGGACCCAGGGTCGGCCAGACAGGACTCGGGCCGAGAAGGGCGACGCGGGGGTCCTGATCCACAGACGGCTCGCTGGGGCCGGCAACCCCGGAGCGGGCGCCAGGCCCGCGGCGATGGAGGGGCGGCTGAGCGACTGGCCCCGCCCCGCGGACCCCGCGCGGGTCCCCAGACGGGGGGTGGCGCTGCGGGCGCGGGCGGGCGCCGCGCGCACTGCGGTCCCCGCGCCTCCGCCGCAGAGCGCGCCACGCTCCGCACGCACCTGCCGCCGCGCCGCGCTGCCCGgagccccgcgccccgcgcccctgGGAGCCGCCGTGCCGCGCCATCGCCCGAGGTCGCCGCCGGAGCCGCTGGAGCCGCCGGGCCGAGGAGCGGGCGTCGCATCCGGGCCTGCCTTTGAGCCAACCTCTGCGGCGGCGGCGCGCGGCCCGGGGACGCCAGGCTGGGGCAGGTGAGCTCGGGCGGGGCGGGACGGCCGCGGGGTCGCGCGACTCGCCTTCCTTTCCCACCGGGGAAGGGGTGGGCcttgggggcgggggctgggagggggctgggTCCGGAGTCCAgcgagggtcagggtcagaggtCGGGAGCCCTGTCTTTTGTGCAGGGTGAGGGTGGGCCCGGTCGCTGCCCTCACGCTGTCTTTCACCTGCAGCTCGGGCCTGGGCCAGGCTTCTCCTCTGCTCCCACCGCCGCCGAGCCTGTGGCCTGGGGCCTCCCGCAGCCAGGGCTCCGGCTAGCTGCCTTCCCTGGGCGCCCTGTCCTGGAGGCGTGGGGCCCACCTAGCCCCTGCCTGCCCGGATGTCCCTGCTCAGGGACTGCTGACCTCGGCTGCAGGGGGAGCTCCCCCCACGCCCCCTCGCCAACCTCAGCAGCCAGAGACCCTGGGTGAGCCCCTGGGCCAGACCCGCAGCCCAGGGCAGCCTCCCATACCCCTCTGCCcccgcctccctcctcctcccccaccccttcctcctcctcctaggACTGGACCTGAGAAGCCACTGTGGCCACTGGGGGGGGCCCTGCCCCCCCAGCTCTCACCGGCCGCCCCCAGGAGCCCTCGGGGCGGCCGGGGTCCCTATCAGGCCTGGCGGGACCAGgatgctgctccctctcctccgcCCCGGCCTCACccaacacccccacccacccGAACACCCAGTCTGACTGGAGACAGCCGGATGCCGGTTGACCCTGGGCCCGAGGTGGGCAGTGGCTGGCCAGGCCTCCTCATGTCCTGCCTGAAGGGTCCCCATGTCATCCTCAAGATGGAGGCCATGAAGATTGTTCACCCCGAGAAATTCCCCGAGCTGCAGGCGGCCGCCCCTTGCTTCCCACCTGCACCGCGGCCCACCCCAGCTCTGGCCCCCAAACGGGCCTGGCCCTCAGACACAGAGATCATCGTCAACCAGGCCTGTGGGGGGGACGTGCCTGCCTTGGATGGGGcaccccacacccctcccttgCCACGACGGCCCCGCAAGGGCAGTGTGGAGTTGGGCTTCCCCCGCGTGGCGCCCGCGGACGAGGTCATCGTGAATCAGTATGTGATACGGCCTGGGCCCGCCTCCTCGGGGCCCCCTGCCACGGCGGCGCCAGCTTCGGGGGAGCCCCTGGAGTGCCCCACCTGCGGGCACACGTACAACGTCACCCAGCGGCGGCCCCGAGTGCTGTCCTGCCTGCACTCTGTGTGCGAGCAGTGTCTGCAGATCCTCTATGAGTCCTGCCCTAAGTACAAGTTCATCTCCTGCCCCACCTGCCGCCGCGAGACTGTGCTGTTCACGGACTACGGCCTGGCTGCACTCGCTGTCAACACGTCCATCCTGAGCCGCCTGCCACCCGAGGCTCTGACCGCCCCGTCCGGGGGCCAGTGGGGGGGTGAGCCGGAGGGCAGCTGCTACCAGACCTTCCGGCAGTACTGTGGGGCCGCGTGCACCTGCCACGTGCGGAACCCACTGTCCGCCTGCTCCATCATGTAGCCGGAGCCCCCCGCGCCCTGGCCTGCCAGCCCGTGCTCGCCGCTTCTCCAGGGATCCGGCCCCGCCCCATCGCCTGTTGACCCCTCGCCCACCACAGCTTCTGGCCCTCCCTGTGTGGCATTGTCGCTGCAGCCAACTCTGCCATTAAAACTCTTTGCCAAAGTTTG
This is a stretch of genomic DNA from Mustela lutreola isolate mMusLut2 chromosome 12, mMusLut2.pri, whole genome shotgun sequence. It encodes these proteins:
- the RNF224 gene encoding RING finger protein 224, translating into MLQPDRPRASEEGTTAGSRRGDCVICCSAYDLAGHLPHRLYCGHTFCQACVRRLDTPAGEQRWIPCPQCRQSTPTPRGGVALLDLDLAAFLAVRAEREPSRREPPAAPKGSATITQQPARLCPTLGPQPHFPQARGCCGLCWDAPGGPEV
- the CYSRT1 gene encoding cysteine-rich tail protein 1, which gives rise to MDPHEMVVKNPYAQVSIPRAHLRPDLGQQLEAASSSWGSQPLPAGSCPSEPTRLLQPTEAALESKGGKGAKGTGQIQGHQAWPQTSNPCSGGQRPAGLTYAGRPPIGRGDDIAHHCCCCPCCSCCHCPRFCRCHSCCCVVS
- the RNF208 gene encoding RING finger protein 208; this translates as MPVDPGPEVGSGWPGLLMSCLKGPHVILKMEAMKIVHPEKFPELQAAAPCFPPAPRPTPALAPKRAWPSDTEIIVNQACGGDVPALDGAPHTPPLPRRPRKGSVELGFPRVAPADEVIVNQYVIRPGPASSGPPATAAPASGEPLECPTCGHTYNVTQRRPRVLSCLHSVCEQCLQILYESCPKYKFISCPTCRRETVLFTDYGLAALAVNTSILSRLPPEALTAPSGGQWGGEPEGSCYQTFRQYCGAACTCHVRNPLSACSIM